Proteins co-encoded in one Metabacillus sp. KUDC1714 genomic window:
- a CDS encoding S-ribosylhomocysteine lyase produces MPSVESFELDHNAVKAPYVRHCGVHKVGSDGEVNKFDIRFCQPNKQAMKPDTIHTLEHLLAFNIREHAEKYNHFDIIDISPMGCQTGYYLVVSGNPEVTEIIDLLEDTLKSAVEITEIPAANETQCGQAKLHDLEGAKRLMRFWLEQDKEELAKVFG; encoded by the coding sequence ATGCCTTCAGTTGAAAGCTTTGAATTAGATCATAATGCAGTAAAAGCACCATATGTTCGTCATTGTGGTGTTCATAAGGTTGGTAGTGATGGAGAAGTAAATAAGTTCGATATTCGTTTTTGTCAGCCAAATAAACAAGCGATGAAACCTGATACAATTCATACACTTGAGCATTTATTAGCATTTAATATCCGTGAGCATGCTGAAAAGTATAATCATTTTGATATTATTGATATTTCTCCAATGGGTTGTCAAACTGGTTATTATTTAGTTGTAAGTGGGAACCCAGAAGTAACTGAAATTATTGATTTATTAGAAGATACGCTTAAATCAGCTGTTGAAATAACAGAGATTCCTGCTGCTAATGAAACACAATGTGGCCAAGCAAAGCTTCATGACTTAGAAGGGGCTAAACGTTTAATGCGTTTTTGGCTTGAGCAAGATAAAGAAGAATTAGCAAAGGTATTTGGATAA
- the yidD gene encoding membrane protein insertion efficiency factor YidD, whose translation MKHLFIAIIRFYQKFISPITPPTCRFYPTCSHYGLEAYRRFGVIKGSYLTVKRILKCHPFHPGGVDPVPEKSEK comes from the coding sequence ATGAAGCATTTATTTATAGCAATAATACGGTTTTATCAGAAATTTATTTCACCAATTACACCTCCAACATGTCGTTTTTATCCAACCTGCTCACATTATGGGTTAGAAGCATATCGCCGTTTCGGTGTGATCAAAGGAAGTTATTTAACAGTAAAACGGATTTTAAAATGCCATCCTTTTCATCCAGGTGGTGTTGATCCTGTTCCGGAAAAAAGCGAGAAATAG
- a CDS encoding beta-class carbonic anhydrase, with protein MRIVDEILVHNEKFVANKEFEQFETTKFPEKKLVILSCMDTRLVELLPKAMNIRNGDVKHVKSAGAIVAHPFGSIMRSILVAVYELNADEICVIGHHDCGMSKLNANSFLGHAVERGISEETIETLKYSGIDLDRWLKGFDKVEDSVRDSVERIKNHPLLAENIPVHGLVIDPATGKLDVVVNGYED; from the coding sequence ATGAGAATCGTTGATGAAATTTTAGTTCACAATGAAAAGTTTGTGGCTAACAAAGAATTTGAACAGTTTGAGACAACAAAATTTCCAGAGAAGAAACTGGTAATCCTATCCTGTATGGATACTAGATTAGTTGAGCTTTTACCAAAGGCAATGAACATTAGAAATGGTGATGTGAAACATGTTAAAAGCGCTGGAGCGATTGTTGCCCATCCATTTGGGAGTATTATGAGAAGTATTTTGGTTGCTGTATATGAATTAAATGCTGATGAAATTTGTGTTATTGGCCACCATGATTGTGGGATGAGTAAATTAAATGCTAATTCTTTTCTAGGACATGCAGTTGAAAGAGGAATTTCAGAAGAAACAATAGAGACACTGAAATATTCAGGGATTGATTTAGATCGCTGGCTAAAAGGTTTTGATAAAGTAGAGGATAGTGTTCGAGATAGTGTAGAGCGCATTAAAAATCATCCACTTCTAGCAGAAAATATACCAGTTCACGGTTTAGTTATTGACCCTGCAACAGGAAAATTAGATGTGGTTGTTAATGGGTATGAAGACTAA
- a CDS encoding metal ABC transporter solute-binding protein, Zn/Mn family, translating into MKKQSLLISIILLIAVSLVACNGGNASTPSTNDESNDSNKLKIYTTIYPLEDFTKKIGGDLVEVEGILPPGADAHTYEPTSKLMVDIAKSDGFIYSGVGIESFTEQIEESLAQENVAFINAGEGIDLLAHTEEEATHEHEEEEHAHEEDTHEEEHAHSDNDPHVWIDPILSITLAENIKNALVELHPEGKETFEENFQQLKSQLEDLDKSFTDVVNQSDKKEILVSHAAYGYWEKRYGIKQISVLGLSPTEEPSQKELQSIIETATEHDINYVIFESNVSSNVTDIVQAQIGAEALTLSNLETVTDEDIKNNEDYFSIMKKNLETLKKALSSK; encoded by the coding sequence ATGAAAAAACAATCATTACTTATAAGTATTATTTTATTAATAGCTGTATCACTAGTAGCCTGTAATGGTGGCAATGCTTCCACACCATCTACAAACGATGAATCAAATGATTCTAACAAGTTGAAAATCTACACAACAATCTATCCTTTAGAGGATTTTACAAAGAAAATTGGCGGAGATTTAGTAGAAGTGGAAGGCATTTTACCACCTGGAGCGGATGCCCATACATACGAACCTACGTCTAAATTAATGGTTGATATCGCTAAATCTGATGGCTTTATTTATTCAGGTGTTGGAATTGAGAGCTTTACAGAACAAATTGAAGAATCATTAGCACAAGAAAATGTTGCCTTTATAAATGCTGGAGAGGGAATTGATCTTTTAGCTCATACAGAAGAAGAAGCTACTCACGAACATGAAGAGGAAGAACATGCTCATGAAGAAGATACTCATGAAGAAGAACATGCTCATAGTGATAATGATCCTCACGTTTGGATTGATCCGATTCTATCTATTACATTAGCTGAAAATATTAAAAATGCGCTCGTTGAATTACACCCTGAAGGTAAAGAAACATTTGAAGAAAATTTCCAACAATTAAAATCACAATTAGAAGACTTAGATAAGTCATTTACAGATGTAGTTAATCAATCAGATAAAAAGGAAATCCTCGTTTCACATGCTGCATATGGCTACTGGGAAAAGAGATATGGCATTAAACAAATTAGTGTACTAGGACTTTCTCCAACTGAGGAGCCTTCACAAAAAGAATTACAAAGTATTATTGAGACAGCGACAGAGCATGACATCAACTATGTTATCTTTGAATCAAATGTTAGCAGTAATGTTACAGATATTGTTCAAGCGCAAATCGGTGCCGAAGCGTTAACATTAAGCAACCTAGAGACAGTGACAGATGAAGATATTAAAAATAATGAAGATTATTTTAGTATCATGAAGAAAAACCTAGAAACATTGAAAAAGGCACTCTCAAGTAAATAA
- a CDS encoding cytochrome ubiquinol oxidase subunit I has translation MDDLVLARSLFGTTMGFHIIFATLGVGLPLMILCAELLYQKTKDNDYAIMAKRWTKGQAVLLGVAIPTGTIAGVQLALLWPGFMEVIGKVMALPFQIEIYAFFIEALFMSIYVYAADRISPKMRILSVSLVLLGASASAVLITNVHAFEGTPAGFRIENGEIIDVDPWAAFFNPSFFISAAHVAVSAYMTGAFIICTISAFKMLKNRKNQRVFSFHRKALMLSLAIGGIFSLLTALNGHESAQMLHEYQPEKLAAAEGLFETQDYAPLAIGGFTDKETQEIKYAIEIPWALSFLAGNSFETKVIGLNDFPEEYWPPLFVHTLFNGMVLIGSFLIFLSMIGFFWNKILKKPHFPKPIMFAFVIAGPLSLLSIEFGWIFACTGRQPWVIYRILKTADVVTGSTQIGVLFILFTLIYVILGVAVLLVLKYYFKRHPVENELDGDLPPNGSMSIY, from the coding sequence ATGGATGATTTAGTATTGGCACGTTCACTATTTGGGACCACTATGGGCTTTCACATCATTTTTGCCACATTAGGTGTTGGCCTACCGTTAATGATCTTGTGTGCAGAGCTTCTTTATCAAAAAACGAAAGATAATGACTATGCAATAATGGCGAAGCGATGGACAAAGGGTCAAGCGGTTTTACTCGGTGTAGCTATACCTACTGGAACAATTGCTGGTGTTCAACTTGCATTATTATGGCCTGGCTTTATGGAAGTTATCGGGAAAGTAATGGCTTTACCCTTTCAAATCGAAATCTATGCGTTTTTTATAGAAGCCTTGTTTATGTCGATTTATGTGTATGCTGCTGATCGAATTTCTCCAAAGATGAGGATTTTAAGTGTATCACTTGTGTTATTAGGTGCTAGTGCGTCAGCTGTATTAATTACGAATGTCCATGCCTTTGAAGGTACTCCCGCTGGTTTTCGGATTGAAAATGGTGAAATTATTGATGTTGATCCTTGGGCTGCATTCTTTAACCCCAGCTTCTTTATTTCTGCTGCACATGTTGCCGTCTCAGCATATATGACTGGTGCCTTTATCATCTGTACAATTTCAGCGTTTAAAATGCTAAAAAACAGAAAAAATCAACGAGTATTCAGCTTCCACCGTAAAGCTCTTATGCTAAGCCTTGCTATCGGAGGGATTTTTTCACTTTTAACTGCATTAAATGGACATGAATCTGCACAAATGCTACATGAATATCAGCCTGAGAAGCTTGCAGCTGCAGAAGGATTATTCGAAACACAAGATTATGCACCACTTGCAATCGGTGGCTTTACTGATAAAGAAACGCAGGAAATTAAATACGCAATTGAAATACCCTGGGCCCTTAGCTTTTTAGCAGGTAATAGCTTCGAGACAAAAGTAATTGGATTGAATGATTTCCCTGAAGAATATTGGCCTCCCTTATTTGTCCACACCCTTTTTAATGGAATGGTATTAATCGGAAGCTTTTTAATCTTTTTATCAATGATTGGATTTTTTTGGAATAAAATTTTGAAAAAACCCCATTTTCCAAAGCCTATTATGTTTGCCTTTGTAATCGCAGGACCACTATCACTTCTTTCAATTGAGTTTGGCTGGATTTTTGCATGTACCGGAAGACAGCCATGGGTTATTTACCGAATTTTAAAAACAGCCGATGTTGTTACAGGGTCAACCCAAATTGGTGTGTTATTTATCCTAT